Within Ammospiza nelsoni isolate bAmmNel1 chromosome 32, bAmmNel1.pri, whole genome shotgun sequence, the genomic segment GAGCGTCCCTCACATCCGGGCGGCAGCCGGAGCATCTGTGCCGGAGGGCTCGGGGTGGCggtggggagggagagaggaaatcTGGAACCCATAAGCTCCAGAGCCGCTGGCGTTCCCCTGCATTGGTCTGCGCCTGGTCCGCCCCCGCCGCGCTCGCCCTATCAGCAGGAGCCGTTCCCGAAGTCATCCCAGAGCCCTCCTCTCCTGGCCCAAAGGAAAAGCCAAGGAGCTCCTTGGAGGGCTCTGCGGGGCTTGGGGCGCCCGGGGAGCCCCAGGGCGGACGCTCCGGGCCTCGCCTCGGGAGCCCGGGCAGCCGAGGAGATGAAGGAGGAAAACCTTTCCCCGGAGTCCCCCGAGGGCAGCGCGGCCACCAGCGAGGACGAGGCCGAGCGGCTGCCCAGGAAGAGCGGCCGCAAGCGCGGGCAGGGCCCCGGCGGAGCCCCCGAGGCCCAGGGCAAGCGCAGCCGGcgcagcccggccccgcagccccccgaGGACGCCCACGCCCAGCGCGTCATCGCCAACGTGCGGGAGCGCCAGCGCACCCAGTCCCTCAACGACGCCTTCGCCGAGCTGCGCAAGATCATCCCCACGCTGCCCTCGGACAAGCTCAGCAAGATCCAGACGCTCAAGTTGGCCGCCCGCTACATCGACttcctgtgccaggtgctgcagagCGACGAGCTGGACCACAAGGTCGCCACCAGCTGCAACTTCCTGGCCCACGAGAGGCTCAGCTACGCCTTCTCCGTGTGGAGGATGGAGGGCGCCTGGTCCATGTCGGCGTCGCACTGAGCCGGGTACGTGTGGCCGTGTCACCATTGTGTCACCACCGTGTCCTCGTggcctctgtgtgtgtcccgCCTCGATCCCGCTGGGAATCGTGGCCACCCCCCTGGCGCTCTGGGGATGAGGGATTTGTCCCACCAGACCCCAGAGCGGGAGGAGGTGGCGGTTCCCGAGCTGATCCCACTCAGCAGGGGTGGGAAAGGTTCAAAACGGggttttaaaaatctgatttattcCCAAATCGCGTCCTTgccgtgctggggctgccgAGGTGTCAAGgctgccctgtcctggggtggcCTCGTGTCCTGCCTGGcttccccctgctcctctcccagagctctgcactcGGGATGGGATCCGTGATCCCGCTGGACCCGCGGGAATCCAGCACTGCCCGGGGAAATCTGATGGACTCAGCTCAGGATGCTGAGAGGGGAACAATCCAAAATTCAGAGTTTTAGGGCTGGGAGGAATCGGGAATGGGAGGAGCGGGGTTAACGAGGCGCCAACGCTTCCCCgcagagcaggaacagaaaGTTCCAGAGGACATTCCCGAGCCAGGAGCTCCGGGGATGCCTCATGGGACCCTGGCCCCGCTGTTCCCAGACAGgaccagggctcctcctgcctctcctcgGGCACTGAACAGCCCCGAATTCGAGGCCgtggagctgccagggctggccgAGCATCTCCCAGGGGATTTCCTTTCAGGATGGGCCACCTTGAActtccctttcccagccagcAGGAAATCTGACACTTTGCTAATTTCATGTATAAATATCAATTTTTGGGGGCAGACCCTGTTGTTTCACACATTAAATCCTGTTTTTGCCGGGTCACCTCCCCTCAGGGCCGGCCAGAGGAGAAGGGTGACCCCTTGTCCTCAGTTTGGGATGCCCGAAATCCGCCAGGACCAGTCAGGATGCTGAGCCCCCCTGGACCCCTCACCCTCTTCTGGGTTTGGCGCTTTGGGGTTGGATTCTCCAGTTTTGGGGGTGTTGTGGGGCTCTCCCCAAACACAGGGaagctgctcagcactgcttaaTCCTGAATTTTGCAAAGCCTGGCTCAAATCCTTTTGCCTTGGGGAGGTGGAGgaggctgagccccctccccatcGCCCCCAGACCCATTTTGCTCCCTCTGTTTGCAGAACCCGACGCGGCTCCCGGAGCTGTTTATTTAAGCCGAGTTCTTGGCAGAACTGAGGGATAAACAGAGGGATTAAAGACCCTTCAGTCACTTTGGAGAGCTCCCGTGAGCAAAGCGGGATCATCAATCCCGTTAAAATCCATCCCGAGTGCTCTGTGCCTTCATCCTCCAGCTGGGGAGGCAATCATCCTCCCTGGACAAACCTACGGCGTTTTGGGGCCCCTTGAACaatcccagccaggcagggagggagaggaacgAGGATTCTcccagaaaaacccccaaaaccgGGAAAGCGGTGccgagctggggagggaggctcTGAACGAACCCTGCGCTCGGGCTTGGGATTTCCTAATGGAAAGCAGCCCCTGCATGGTGGAACTCGGCCTATTAAATATCAAAGggggctggaaaagctggaTGTGCCCTTGTTAACCGGGAGACATCAGCCCGGGAAA encodes:
- the LOC132085748 gene encoding twist-related protein 2-like, with translation MKEENLSPESPEGSAATSEDEAERLPRKSGRKRGQGPGGAPEAQGKRSRRSPAPQPPEDAHAQRVIANVRERQRTQSLNDAFAELRKIIPTLPSDKLSKIQTLKLAARYIDFLCQVLQSDELDHKVATSCNFLAHERLSYAFSVWRMEGAWSMSASH